In a genomic window of Chrysemys picta bellii isolate R12L10 chromosome 1, ASM1138683v2, whole genome shotgun sequence:
- the LOC135980984 gene encoding uncharacterized protein LOC135980984 — protein sequence MQADNQKRAPAWTVREVLDLIAVWGEDSVLAELRSKRRNAKTFEKISKGMMERGYNRDSEQCRVKVKELRQAYQKTKEANGRSGSEPRTCRFYAELHAILGGAATTTPPVIVDSGSGIVSSATPEDSADGGEEEEEEEDELAESTQHSVLPNRQDLFLTLTEVPSQASTQDSDPMEGTSAAANSSSIPPPSRRLSQIRRRKKRTRDEMFSEIMESSRSDRANLNEWKETVSKYRKEASEREDRRDQREERRDQREERRDARDERWRQEDQRSKDATLGLLREQTDMLRRLVELQERLLENRLPLQPLFHPPHVPYPPHPDV from the exons atgcaggctgataatcaaaaaagagcaccagcatggaccgtgagggaggtactggatctgatcgctgtatggggagaggattcagtgcttgcagaacttcgttctaaaagacgaaatgcaaaaacttttgaaaaaatctccaagggcatgatggagagaggctacaatagggactctgagcagtgccgcgtgaaagtcaaggagctcagacaagcgtatcaaaaaacaaaggaggcaaacggtcgctccgggtcagagccgcggacatgccgcttctacgccgagctgcatgcaattctagggggggctgccaccactaccccacctgtgatcgtggattctgggtcggggatagtctcatcagcgacgcctgaggattctgccgatgggggagaggaggaggaggaggaggaggatgagcttgcagagagcacacagcactccgttctccccaacaggcaggatctttttctcaccctgactgaagtaccctcccaagccagtacccaagactctgaccccatggaagggacctcag cagctgcaaattcctcaagcatccctcctccatcccgaaggttatcacagataaggcgtcgtaagaagagaacgcgagacgagatgttttctgaaattatggaatccagccgcagtgacagagctaatctgaatgagtggaaggaaacagtttcaaagtataggaaagaagccagtgaacgtgaggacaggagggaccaacgtgaggagaggagggaccaacgtgaggagaggagggacgctcgagatgagaggtggcggcaggaagaccagaggagcaaggatgcaacgctggggctgctgcgtgagcaaacagacatgctccggcgtctggtggagcttcaggaacggctgctggaaaacagactgccgcttcagcccctgttccaccctccccatgttccgtatcctcctcacccagacgtgtaa